In Streptomyces sp. NBC_01551, one DNA window encodes the following:
- a CDS encoding ATP/GTP-binding protein produces MDTDGTYDGRTTREGRVPRPSAPPDHPPRPRHAPGQTTSLADWLRADRPAAEPGVWRYGHTPRADEEPVDAPARALLSGAVISLLACVLVWSLLSNNYIPYWRVPPRLVTPNDWWPPLGRDPMLGTAGDVARRVYEMLVVAGLLYGFGRLGNWRLAWRRLVVARGRLLQAAVAAIGALIGLALVSRDAVPLRSLANSMLPVEGVGRERALSLVDNANTVVYAIVILSFVWLGLYRPSAVAASVTSGGQARQQTRIAPGAAEDDPAQWPQVRAAGMGDVAERLAAEVSGGGMNDVDYARIRRAWEGVRVDPSRARVFGDAVRERGAGACVHPSGARDLPVRAARHDLLARQVLLGTVDDSARNPYARRGTRLALDPAVLGTSLLAVGPSGTGKTRQLVRPVVESLALQALAGQAAVIAVGAAGSQLGPDAAYDVVVRIGDPASVYDLDLYGGTTDPDEAATLLADAFVGDVPGTDVRRAATALAQLLGPFRAVHGRFPAVPELRELLERVPAAVDGLRAALEGAGQSAMLRELDARARQNGAPGDPGAVLADRVALLDRPAFAGFFDTTAQSRLFSLRSLEHPLRVRIDLPERGHADASRMLARLLLAQFTASASARADRSLFAFLAFDDASRTLTAETVRGVQRLRSVHAGVLLTLRTLDDVPEALRTPLLGAVGCRMVFSGVTTWDGQRFAEAWGTEWVETRDVTSRTVFADQPLTRAIHAFRKLVTGKAVTTDAVTVRQVERERWSASDLANAVPPGHAVLSLTTVRGERAAPLLVHLAG; encoded by the coding sequence ATGGACACCGACGGCACGTACGACGGACGGACGACCCGCGAGGGCCGCGTACCGAGGCCGTCCGCGCCCCCCGACCACCCCCCGAGGCCTCGTCACGCCCCGGGCCAGACCACGAGCCTGGCGGACTGGCTGCGGGCGGACCGCCCGGCGGCCGAGCCGGGGGTCTGGCGGTACGGGCACACGCCGCGTGCCGACGAAGAGCCGGTAGACGCCCCCGCGCGCGCCTTGCTCAGCGGCGCCGTCATCTCGCTGCTCGCCTGTGTGCTCGTCTGGTCGCTGCTGAGCAACAACTACATTCCGTACTGGCGGGTCCCTCCCCGGCTGGTCACCCCGAATGACTGGTGGCCGCCCCTGGGCCGGGACCCGATGCTCGGCACGGCCGGTGATGTTGCCCGGCGGGTGTACGAAATGCTGGTCGTCGCCGGTCTGCTCTACGGATTCGGCAGGCTGGGCAACTGGCGACTGGCCTGGCGGCGCCTGGTCGTCGCCCGGGGCCGGCTGCTCCAGGCGGCGGTAGCGGCCATCGGCGCCCTGATCGGGCTCGCGCTCGTATCGCGCGACGCGGTGCCCCTGCGGAGTCTGGCGAATTCCATGCTGCCGGTGGAGGGCGTCGGGCGCGAGCGCGCCCTGTCCCTCGTGGACAACGCCAACACCGTCGTCTACGCGATCGTCATCCTGTCCTTCGTCTGGCTCGGCCTGTACCGGCCGTCCGCCGTCGCCGCGTCCGTAACCAGTGGCGGTCAGGCCCGGCAGCAGACCCGTATCGCCCCCGGAGCGGCCGAGGACGACCCCGCACAGTGGCCGCAGGTCAGGGCGGCCGGGATGGGGGACGTCGCCGAGCGGTTGGCGGCGGAGGTTTCGGGCGGGGGGATGAACGATGTGGATTACGCGCGGATCCGGCGGGCCTGGGAGGGGGTGCGGGTCGATCCCTCGCGGGCGAGGGTCTTCGGCGATGCCGTGCGGGAGCGAGGGGCGGGGGCTTGCGTGCATCCGTCCGGGGCGCGGGACCTGCCCGTGCGGGCCGCGCGGCACGATCTGCTCGCCCGGCAGGTGCTGCTCGGCACCGTGGACGACAGCGCCCGCAACCCGTACGCCCGCCGCGGCACCCGGCTCGCGCTCGACCCCGCCGTGCTCGGGACCTCCCTGCTCGCCGTCGGGCCCTCCGGGACCGGGAAGACCCGCCAGCTCGTGCGGCCCGTCGTCGAGTCGCTGGCGCTCCAGGCGCTCGCCGGCCAGGCCGCCGTCATCGCCGTCGGCGCCGCCGGGTCGCAGCTCGGGCCGGACGCCGCGTACGACGTCGTCGTCCGGATCGGCGACCCGGCCTCCGTCTACGACCTCGACCTCTACGGCGGCACCACCGACCCCGACGAGGCCGCCACCCTGCTCGCGGACGCCTTCGTCGGGGACGTCCCCGGCACCGACGTACGCCGCGCCGCGACCGCCCTCGCCCAGCTGCTCGGCCCGTTCCGCGCCGTGCACGGGCGCTTCCCCGCCGTGCCCGAGCTGCGCGAGCTGCTGGAGCGGGTGCCCGCGGCCGTCGACGGCCTGCGGGCCGCGCTGGAGGGCGCCGGGCAGTCCGCCATGCTCCGCGAGCTCGACGCCCGCGCACGCCAGAACGGCGCCCCCGGCGACCCCGGCGCGGTGCTCGCCGACCGGGTGGCGCTGCTGGACCGGCCCGCGTTCGCCGGCTTCTTCGACACCACCGCCCAGTCGCGGCTCTTCTCGCTGCGCTCCCTCGAACACCCCCTGCGGGTCCGGATCGACCTCCCCGAGCGGGGCCACGCCGACGCCTCCCGGATGCTCGCCCGGCTGCTGCTCGCGCAGTTCACGGCCTCCGCCTCGGCCCGCGCCGACCGCTCGCTCTTCGCCTTCCTGGCTTTCGACGACGCCTCGCGCACCCTCACTGCCGAGACCGTGCGCGGGGTCCAGCGGCTGCGCTCGGTCCACGCCGGTGTGCTGCTGACGCTGCGCACGCTGGACGACGTACCGGAGGCGCTGCGGACGCCGCTGCTCGGGGCGGTCGGCTGCCGGATGGTCTTCTCCGGGGTGACCACCTGGGACGGGCAGCGGTTCGCCGAGGCGTGGGGCACCGAATGGGTCGAGACCCGCGACGTCACCAGCCGGACGGTCTTCGCCGACCAGCCGCTGACCCGGGCCATCCACGCGTTCCGCAAGCTGGTCACCGGCAAGGCCGTCACCACGGACGCGGTGACCGTACGGCAGGTGGAGCGCGAGCGCTGGTCCGCCTCGGACCTGGCGAACGCGGTGCCGCCGGGGCACGCGGTGCTCTCGCTGACCACCGTCCGGGGGGAGCGGGCGGCTCCGCTCCTCGTCCACCTGGCGGGCTGA
- the gabT gene encoding 4-aminobutyrate--2-oxoglutarate transaminase: MTAVPQERRIVTAIPGPKSQELQARRLETVAGGVGSVLPVFTARAGGGIIEDVDGNRLIDFGSGIAVTSVGASAEAVVRRASAQLADFTHTCFMVTPYEGYVEVCEALAELTPGDHAKKSALFNSGAEAVENAVKIARAYTKRQAVVVFDHGYHGRTNLTMALTSKNMPYKNGFGPFAPEVYRVPVAYGYRWPTGAENCGPEAAAQAIDQITKQIGADNVAAIIIEPVLGEGGFIEPAKGFLPEIVKFANDNGIVFVADEIQSGFCRTGQWFACEDEGIVPDLITTAKGIAGGLPLAAVTGRAEIMDAAHAGGLGGTYGGNPVACAGALGSIETMKELDLNAAAKKIESLMKARLTAMQEKYDIIGDIRGRGAMIAIELVKDPASKTPFPEAAGALAKACHAEGLLVLTCGTYGNVLRFLPPIVIGEDLLNEGLDIIEAAFAGI; this comes from the coding sequence ATGACCGCTGTCCCGCAGGAGCGCCGCATCGTCACCGCGATCCCCGGCCCCAAGTCGCAGGAGCTGCAGGCCCGCCGTCTCGAGACGGTCGCCGGCGGCGTGGGCTCCGTGCTCCCCGTCTTCACCGCCCGCGCGGGCGGCGGCATCATCGAGGACGTCGACGGCAACCGCCTGATCGACTTCGGCTCCGGCATCGCCGTGACCTCCGTCGGCGCCTCCGCCGAGGCCGTCGTGCGCCGCGCCTCCGCGCAGCTCGCGGACTTCACCCACACCTGCTTCATGGTCACGCCGTACGAGGGCTACGTCGAGGTCTGCGAGGCCCTCGCCGAGCTGACCCCGGGCGACCACGCCAAGAAGTCGGCTCTGTTCAACTCCGGCGCCGAGGCCGTCGAGAACGCGGTCAAGATCGCCCGCGCGTACACCAAGCGCCAGGCGGTCGTCGTCTTCGACCACGGCTACCACGGCCGTACGAACCTGACGATGGCTCTGACCTCGAAGAACATGCCGTACAAGAACGGCTTCGGCCCGTTCGCCCCCGAGGTGTACCGCGTCCCGGTCGCCTACGGCTACCGCTGGCCCACCGGCGCCGAGAACTGCGGCCCCGAGGCCGCCGCCCAGGCGATCGACCAGATCACCAAGCAGATCGGCGCCGACAACGTCGCCGCGATCATCATCGAGCCGGTCCTCGGCGAGGGTGGCTTCATCGAGCCGGCCAAGGGCTTCCTGCCGGAGATCGTGAAGTTCGCCAACGACAACGGCATCGTCTTCGTCGCCGACGAGATCCAGTCCGGCTTCTGCCGCACCGGCCAGTGGTTCGCGTGCGAGGACGAGGGCATCGTCCCCGACCTGATCACCACCGCCAAGGGCATCGCGGGCGGCCTGCCGCTCGCCGCCGTGACGGGCCGCGCCGAGATCATGGACGCCGCGCACGCGGGCGGCCTGGGCGGCACCTACGGCGGCAACCCGGTGGCCTGCGCCGGTGCGCTCGGCTCCATCGAGACCATGAAGGAGCTCGACCTCAACGCCGCGGCGAAGAAGATCGAGTCCCTCATGAAGGCCCGCCTGACGGCCATGCAGGAGAAGTACGACATCATCGGCGACATCCGCGGCCGCGGCGCCATGATCGCGATCGAGCTGGTCAAGGACCCCGCGTCCAAGACCCCGTTCCCGGAGGCGGCCGGCGCGCTCGCCAAGGCCTGCCACGCCGAGGGCCTGCTCGTCCTCACCTGTGGCACCTACGGCAACGTGCTCCGCTTCCTCCCCCCGATCGTCATCGGCGAGGACCTGCTGAACGAGGGCCTGGACATCATCGAGGCCGCGTTCGCGGGCATCTGA
- a CDS encoding FAD-binding oxidoreductase has protein sequence MAPVAMRSVAQSLSEALPVSYWLDDPGKPAAEPALTSDEACDLLVIGGGYSGLWTALIAKERDPARDVVLIESKEAGWAASGRNGGFCAASLTHGLANGMARWPGELARLEELGARNLDEIEAAIARYGIDCDFERTGEIDVATEPHQVEELRELYEEAEKLGLAGGSRWLERDELRAEIDSPTFLAGLWDTDGVAMLNPAKLAWGLKRACLSLGVRIYENTRGLSLTSSGAGMAVRTPYGRIFARRVALGTNIFPSLVKRIRPFTVPVYDYALMTEPLTAEQLGAIGWQNRQGLGDSANQFHYFRITPENRILWGGYDAIYPYRGKLDSEYDHRPETYLKLAQHFFTAFPQLEGIKFSHAWGGAIDTCSRFSAFFGTAHGGKVAYAAGYTGLGVGATRFGADVMLDLLDGARTERTELEMVKSRPMPFPPEPFAWTGITLTKWSLARADARGGRRNLWLKALDKLGLGFDS, from the coding sequence ATGGCCCCAGTCGCCATGCGAAGTGTTGCTCAATCCCTTTCCGAAGCACTGCCGGTCTCGTACTGGCTGGACGACCCCGGCAAGCCCGCCGCCGAGCCGGCGCTGACCTCCGACGAGGCCTGCGACCTGCTCGTCATCGGCGGCGGGTACAGCGGACTGTGGACCGCGCTGATCGCCAAGGAGCGCGATCCCGCCCGGGACGTCGTCCTGATCGAGTCGAAGGAGGCGGGCTGGGCCGCCTCCGGACGCAACGGCGGATTCTGCGCCGCCTCCCTCACGCACGGCCTCGCCAACGGCATGGCCCGCTGGCCCGGCGAGCTCGCCAGGCTGGAGGAGCTCGGCGCCCGCAACCTCGACGAGATCGAGGCGGCGATCGCCCGCTACGGCATCGACTGCGACTTCGAGCGCACCGGCGAGATCGACGTCGCCACCGAGCCCCACCAGGTCGAGGAGCTGCGCGAGCTGTACGAGGAGGCCGAGAAGCTCGGCCTCGCGGGCGGCTCGCGCTGGCTGGAGCGCGACGAACTGCGCGCCGAGATCGACTCGCCGACCTTCCTCGCGGGCCTGTGGGACACCGACGGCGTCGCCATGCTCAATCCCGCCAAGCTCGCCTGGGGCCTGAAGCGGGCCTGCCTCTCGCTGGGCGTGCGGATCTACGAGAACACCCGCGGGCTGTCCCTGACCTCCTCGGGCGCAGGCATGGCCGTCCGCACCCCGTACGGGCGGATCTTCGCCCGCAGGGTGGCGCTGGGGACGAACATCTTCCCCTCCCTGGTCAAGCGGATCCGGCCGTTCACGGTCCCGGTCTACGACTACGCGCTGATGACCGAGCCGCTGACCGCCGAACAGCTGGGGGCCATCGGCTGGCAGAACCGCCAGGGCCTCGGCGACAGCGCCAACCAGTTCCACTACTTCCGGATCACCCCGGAGAACCGCATCCTGTGGGGCGGCTACGACGCCATCTACCCCTACCGCGGCAAGCTGGACTCCGAGTACGACCACCGCCCCGAGACGTACCTGAAGCTCGCGCAGCACTTCTTCACCGCGTTCCCGCAGCTGGAGGGCATCAAGTTCAGCCACGCCTGGGGCGGCGCCATCGACACCTGCTCGCGCTTCTCCGCGTTCTTCGGCACCGCGCACGGCGGCAAGGTCGCCTACGCGGCCGGCTACACCGGGCTCGGGGTCGGGGCCACCCGCTTCGGGGCCGACGTGATGCTGGACCTGCTGGACGGGGCCCGCACCGAGCGCACCGAGCTGGAGATGGTCAAGTCCCGGCCGATGCCGTTCCCGCCGGAGCCGTTCGCCTGGACGGGGATCACGCTGACCAAGTGGTCGCTGGCCCGGGCCGACGCCCGCGGCGGCCGCCGGAACCTGTGGCTGAAGGCCCTGGACAAGCTCGGCCTGGGCTTCGACAGCTGA
- a CDS encoding ABC transporter ATP-binding protein, translated as MTDKTAGGDVRLAGISKHYGSFTAVHPLDLTIPQGSFFALLGASGCGKTTTLRMIAGLEEPSTGTVSLGDREVTQLPPYKRPVNTVFQSYALFPHLNIYENVAFGLRRRGIKSVKKQVEDMLELVELGQFAHRKPHQLSGGQQQRVAVARALINHPQVLLLDEPLGALDLKLRRQMQLELKRIQTEVGITFVHVTHDQEEAMTMADTVAVMNGGRVEQLGAPAELYENPKTTFVANFLGTSNLIEAEVLEAGAADVVVSSAGTTLRLPAARCSTTPRAGGKLLVGVRPEKISLVHADEEDTVAAGRNKVRGTIAASSFIGVSTQYVIDSPVCPELEVYVQNIERDARLAPGAEVVLHWNPEHTFGLDAAQSMLAGTMGDAGIETVEEGS; from the coding sequence ATGACTGACAAGACCGCGGGCGGCGACGTCCGCCTCGCCGGGATCAGCAAGCACTACGGCTCGTTCACCGCCGTGCACCCGCTCGATCTCACCATCCCCCAGGGCTCCTTCTTCGCCCTGCTCGGCGCCTCCGGCTGCGGGAAGACCACCACCCTGCGCATGATCGCCGGCCTGGAGGAGCCCTCCACCGGCACGGTCAGCCTCGGCGACCGCGAGGTCACCCAGCTGCCGCCGTACAAGCGGCCCGTCAACACGGTCTTCCAGAGCTACGCGCTCTTCCCGCACCTGAACATCTACGAGAACGTCGCCTTCGGGCTGCGCCGCCGCGGCATCAAGTCCGTCAAGAAGCAGGTCGAGGACATGCTGGAGCTGGTCGAACTCGGCCAGTTCGCCCACCGCAAGCCGCACCAGCTCTCCGGCGGCCAGCAGCAGCGCGTGGCCGTCGCCCGCGCGCTCATCAACCACCCCCAGGTGCTGCTCCTCGACGAGCCCCTCGGCGCCCTCGACCTCAAGCTGCGCCGCCAGATGCAGCTGGAGCTCAAGCGCATCCAGACCGAGGTCGGCATCACCTTCGTGCACGTCACGCACGACCAGGAGGAGGCCATGACCATGGCCGACACGGTCGCCGTGATGAACGGCGGGCGCGTCGAGCAGCTCGGTGCCCCCGCCGAGCTCTACGAGAACCCCAAGACCACCTTCGTCGCCAACTTCCTCGGCACCTCGAACCTCATCGAGGCCGAGGTCCTGGAGGCCGGCGCCGCCGACGTCGTCGTCTCCAGCGCGGGCACCACGCTCCGGCTGCCCGCGGCGCGATGTTCGACCACCCCCCGCGCCGGCGGAAAGCTGCTCGTCGGGGTGCGCCCGGAGAAGATCTCCCTGGTCCACGCGGACGAGGAGGACACCGTCGCGGCCGGCCGCAACAAGGTCCGCGGCACGATAGCCGCCTCCTCCTTCATCGGCGTCTCCACCCAGTACGTCATCGACAGCCCGGTCTGCCCCGAGCTGGAGGTGTACGTCCAGAACATCGAGCGGGACGCCCGCCTCGCCCCCGGCGCCGAGGTGGTCCTGCACTGGAACCCGGAGCACACCTTCGGCCTCGACGCCGCTCAGTCCATGCTTGCAGGGACGATGGGCGACGCGGGCATCGAGACGGTCGAGGAGGGCTCATGA
- a CDS encoding chitinase, with product MAAFLAAGPPAAAADADLARNGGFESGLDGWSCSGGSGAVVSAPVHGGTSALKATPAGQDNARCGQSVTVKPDSTYTLSAWVQGAYVYLGASGTGTTDVSTWTQTPGAWKLLSTTFRTGAATTSVTVYTHGWYGQPAHLADDVSVVGPDPGQSPPQTPAAPTGLTASGATASSVNLSWATSQGATSYKVHRDGAAPLTVTGTSATVTGLAASTAYSFQVSAVNAAGESPKSAAVSATTTSGGDPGNPGLPAHALVGYLHASFANGSGYLRMADVPASWDVVNLAFGEPTSVTSGDIRFSLCPVSECPNVESPAEFKAAIKAKQAAGKKVLISIGGQNGQVQLATTAARDAFVSSVSKIIDEYGLNGLDIDFEGHSLSLATGDTDFRAPTTPVIVNLVSAVKTLKAKYGPDFVLTMAPETFFVQLGYQYYGSGPWGGQDPRAGAYLPVIHALRDDLTLLHVQDYNSGPIMGLDNQYHSMGGADFHVAMTDMLLTGFPVAGNTARVFPALRPDQVAIGLPATTNAGNGHTSPAEVNRALDCLTKKTDCGTYQTHGTWPALRGLMTWSINWDRFGAWEFSKNFDAYFGG from the coding sequence GTGGCCGCCTTCCTCGCCGCGGGCCCGCCCGCCGCGGCGGCCGACGCGGACCTCGCCCGCAACGGCGGCTTCGAATCCGGCCTCGACGGCTGGAGCTGCTCCGGCGGCAGCGGAGCCGTCGTCAGCGCCCCCGTCCACGGCGGGACTTCCGCCCTCAAGGCCACCCCGGCCGGCCAGGACAACGCCCGCTGCGGCCAGAGCGTCACCGTCAAGCCGGACTCCACGTACACCCTCAGCGCCTGGGTGCAGGGGGCGTACGTCTACCTGGGCGCGAGCGGGACCGGCACCACCGACGTGTCGACCTGGACGCAGACCCCCGGCGCATGGAAGCTGCTGAGCACGACCTTCCGTACCGGCGCGGCCACCACCTCGGTCACCGTCTACACCCACGGCTGGTACGGCCAGCCCGCGCACCTCGCCGACGACGTCTCCGTGGTCGGCCCGGACCCCGGCCAGAGCCCGCCCCAGACGCCGGCCGCCCCCACCGGCCTCACGGCGTCCGGCGCCACGGCGAGCAGCGTGAACCTGTCCTGGGCGACGTCCCAGGGCGCCACCTCGTACAAGGTCCACCGCGACGGCGCCGCGCCCCTGACCGTCACCGGGACCTCGGCGACCGTCACCGGGCTCGCCGCCTCCACCGCGTACTCCTTCCAGGTCAGCGCGGTGAACGCGGCCGGCGAGTCACCCAAGAGCGCCGCCGTCTCCGCGACCACCACCAGCGGCGGCGATCCGGGCAACCCGGGGCTGCCGGCCCACGCCCTGGTCGGCTACCTGCACGCGAGCTTCGCCAACGGCTCCGGCTACCTCCGGATGGCCGACGTGCCCGCCTCCTGGGACGTCGTCAACCTCGCCTTCGGCGAACCGACATCGGTGACCTCCGGCGACATCCGGTTCTCGCTCTGCCCGGTGAGCGAATGCCCGAACGTGGAATCCCCGGCCGAGTTCAAGGCCGCCATCAAGGCGAAGCAGGCGGCGGGCAAGAAGGTCCTGATCTCGATCGGCGGGCAGAACGGCCAGGTACAGCTCGCCACCACGGCCGCCCGCGACGCCTTCGTCTCCTCCGTCAGCAAGATCATCGACGAGTACGGGCTCAACGGCCTCGACATCGACTTCGAGGGCCACTCCCTTTCCCTCGCGACCGGCGACACCGACTTCCGCGCGCCGACCACCCCGGTGATTGTCAACCTCGTCTCGGCCGTCAAGACCCTCAAGGCCAAGTACGGCCCGGACTTCGTCCTGACCATGGCGCCGGAGACGTTCTTCGTCCAACTGGGCTACCAGTACTACGGCTCCGGTCCCTGGGGCGGCCAGGACCCGCGCGCCGGCGCGTACCTCCCGGTCATCCACGCCCTGCGCGACGACCTCACCCTGCTCCACGTCCAGGACTACAACTCGGGCCCGATCATGGGCCTCGACAACCAGTACCACTCCATGGGCGGCGCCGACTTCCACGTAGCCATGACCGACATGCTGCTCACCGGCTTCCCGGTCGCGGGCAACACCGCCCGCGTCTTCCCGGCGCTGCGCCCGGACCAGGTGGCCATCGGCCTCCCGGCCACGACGAACGCCGGCAACGGCCACACCTCGCCCGCCGAGGTGAACAGGGCGCTGGACTGCCTGACGAAGAAGACCGACTGCGGCACCTACCAGACCCACGGCACCTGGCCCGCCCTGCGCGGTCTGATGACCTGGTCGATCAACTGGGACCGCTTCGGCGCCTGGGAGTTCTCGAAGAACTTCGACGCCTACTTCGGCGGCTGA
- a CDS encoding ABC transporter permease — MTATAAPPRAEAPAEPPVHKASARKRLVPYWLLLPGILWLLVFFVLPMIYQASTSVQTGSLEEGFEVTWHFQTYWDALTEYYPQFLRSLLYAGTATALCLLLGYPLAYLIAFKAGRWRNLLLVLVIAPFFTSFLIRTLAWKTILADGGPVVEVLNTLHVLDVTSWLGMTEGERVLATPLAVVCGLTYNFLPFMILPLYTSLERIDTRLHEAAGDLYARPSTTFRKVTFPLSMPGVVSGTLLTFIPASGDYVNAELLGSTDTRMIGNVIQSQYLRILDYPTAAALSFILMAIVLIMVTVYIRRAGTEDLV, encoded by the coding sequence ATGACCGCCACCGCCGCGCCGCCGCGGGCCGAGGCACCCGCCGAACCCCCGGTCCACAAGGCGTCCGCGCGCAAGCGACTGGTCCCGTACTGGCTGCTGCTCCCCGGCATCCTGTGGCTGCTGGTGTTCTTCGTACTGCCGATGATCTACCAGGCCTCCACCTCGGTGCAGACCGGCTCCCTCGAAGAGGGCTTCGAGGTCACCTGGCACTTCCAGACGTACTGGGACGCCCTCACCGAGTACTACCCGCAGTTCCTGCGCTCGCTGCTGTACGCCGGCACCGCGACCGCGCTGTGCCTGCTGCTCGGGTACCCGCTGGCCTACCTGATCGCCTTCAAGGCGGGCCGCTGGAGAAACCTTTTGCTGGTGCTGGTCATCGCGCCGTTCTTCACCAGCTTCCTGATCCGCACGCTGGCCTGGAAGACGATCCTGGCCGACGGCGGCCCGGTGGTGGAGGTCCTCAACACCCTGCACGTCCTCGACGTCACCAGCTGGCTCGGGATGACCGAGGGGGAGCGGGTGCTCGCCACGCCGCTCGCCGTCGTCTGCGGTCTGACGTACAACTTCCTGCCCTTCATGATCCTGCCGCTCTACACCTCCCTGGAGCGGATCGACACCCGCCTCCACGAGGCCGCCGGGGACCTGTACGCCCGCCCCTCCACGACCTTCCGGAAGGTGACCTTCCCGCTGTCGATGCCGGGCGTGGTCTCCGGAACCCTGCTGACCTTCATCCCCGCGAGCGGCGACTACGTCAACGCGGAGCTGCTCGGCTCCACGGACACCCGGATGATCGGCAACGTCATCCAGTCGCAGTACCTGCGGATCCTCGACTACCCGACGGCGGCCGCGCTGTCCTTCATCCTCATGGCCATCGTGCTGATCATGGTCACCGTCTACATCCGCCGAGCGGGAACGGAGGACCTGGTCTGA
- a CDS encoding ABC transporter permease, with product MRWLRRNLVVIFGLGTLAYMILPNVVVTVFSFNNPTGRFNYAWQEFSLDAWKDPCGVADMCGSLSLSLQIALWATVVATALGTAIAFALVRYRFRARGAVNSLIFLPMAMPEIVMAASLLALFLNMGIQLGFWTILIAHIMFCLSFVVAAVKARVLSMDPRLEEAARDLYAGPVQTFVRVTLPIAAPGIAAGALLSFALSFDDFIITNFNSGNTVTFPMFVWGSAQRGTPVQINVIGTAMFVIAVLVVLAGQMVGNRRKKTQHQ from the coding sequence ATGCGTTGGCTCCGCCGCAATCTCGTCGTCATCTTCGGCCTCGGCACGCTCGCCTACATGATCCTGCCGAACGTCGTCGTCACGGTCTTCTCCTTCAACAACCCCACCGGGCGCTTCAACTACGCCTGGCAGGAGTTCTCGCTCGACGCCTGGAAGGACCCCTGCGGGGTCGCCGACATGTGCGGCTCCCTGTCCCTGTCGCTCCAGATCGCCCTGTGGGCGACCGTCGTCGCCACCGCCCTCGGCACGGCGATCGCGTTCGCGCTCGTCCGCTACCGGTTCCGGGCGCGCGGTGCGGTCAACTCGCTGATCTTCCTGCCCATGGCCATGCCCGAGATCGTGATGGCGGCCTCGCTGCTCGCGCTCTTCCTCAACATGGGCATCCAGCTGGGCTTCTGGACGATCCTGATCGCCCACATCATGTTCTGCCTCAGCTTCGTCGTCGCCGCCGTCAAGGCGCGCGTCCTGTCGATGGACCCGCGCCTGGAAGAGGCCGCCCGCGACCTCTACGCGGGACCGGTGCAGACCTTCGTACGGGTCACCCTGCCGATCGCCGCGCCCGGTATCGCGGCCGGAGCGCTGCTCTCCTTCGCGCTCTCGTTCGACGACTTCATCATCACCAACTTCAACTCGGGCAACACCGTCACCTTCCCCATGTTCGTGTGGGGATCGGCCCAGCGCGGTACGCCTGTACAGATCAACGTCATCGGCACGGCGATGTTCGTCATCGCGGTGCTGGTGGTCCTCGCCGGCCAGATGGTCGGCAACCGCCGCAAGAAGACTCAGCACCAGTAA
- a CDS encoding phosphatase PAP2 family protein, translated as MSETARSRETGDDPGTGLPQRRTGHAFAHAPHRSDGRPPQTPRGARQPDPGGRPGTIPPVPGRPATLLLFSLLGLALTTWQVLVTGPLLTPDEHLSRALVRTVPDAVTERLADLGNIPVALPVLALAMAYSVRRSRAWAPALTAGLAMALVPALIIPLKEWTARPGPLEPWAAGYYPSGHTATAAVAYLGAALLIAPYTRRPWPMAAALTLTAATAAGLIVRGFHWPLDVLASCFLCLPLLLAVARSVRRGAGPPGRSGAARGPGPEDGQPPK; from the coding sequence ATGAGTGAGACAGCCCGTTCCCGGGAAACCGGGGACGATCCCGGTACCGGGCTTCCCCAGCGCCGTACCGGGCATGCGTTCGCGCACGCTCCTCACCGATCGGACGGCCGTCCGCCCCAAACCCCCCGGGGCGCGCGGCAACCCGATCCGGGCGGCCGTCCCGGAACCATCCCCCCTGTTCCGGGACGGCCGGCCACTCTCCTCCTCTTCTCCCTGCTGGGCCTCGCCCTGACGACCTGGCAGGTCCTGGTCACGGGCCCGCTGCTCACGCCGGACGAGCACCTCAGCCGCGCCCTCGTCCGCACCGTCCCCGACGCGGTCACCGAACGCCTCGCGGACCTCGGCAACATCCCGGTCGCGCTGCCGGTCCTCGCGCTCGCGATGGCGTACTCCGTGCGGCGCTCCCGCGCCTGGGCCCCGGCCCTGACGGCGGGCCTCGCGATGGCCCTGGTGCCGGCGCTGATCATCCCGCTGAAGGAGTGGACCGCCCGCCCGGGCCCGCTGGAGCCCTGGGCCGCGGGCTACTACCCCTCGGGCCACACGGCCACCGCCGCCGTCGCCTACCTCGGCGCGGCGCTGCTGATCGCCCCGTACACCCGCCGCCCGTGGCCGATGGCCGCCGCCCTCACCCTGACGGCCGCCACGGCCGCCGGCCTGATCGTCCGCGGCTTCCACTGGCCCCTGGACGTCCTGGCCAGCTGCTTCCTCTGCCTCCCCCTGCTGCTGGCCGTCGCGCGGTCCGTACGCCGCGGCGCCGGCCCGCCCGGCCGGTCCGGAGCCGCGCGGGGCCCCGGACCGGAGGACGGTCAGCCGCCGAAGTAG